The DNA window TTGCTCCTGGAGTTCATATAAAGGTCTTGAACAATAGGTACCAGCGTTTGAAGGGGTAACTTAACTAGGTCTGTAAAGCTCCCCCTGCTAGCGCTTATTATGGCCTTGGACTCCGCTAGCAGGTCGGCAGCCCTCTTAGCGAGCTCAGGGTCATCCGCTCTGCCCAGCAGCTCCTCAGATCTCTTGGCCTCCTCCGCAGCCATAATCTCATAGTGGGAGTCGCCGTATTCAAAGTAGAGGGAGGCGTACCGCACCGCGGCTGAGGCCCTTGACAGAGCCTCGAGGGATGACCCCTTAAAGGCTCCCTTGGCCTCAACCCTCCACAGCAACCTGGGATCAACGCTTTTAGCTATCCTGACGGCGTCCTCGTAGGAGTTGGCCTTTGAAATTATCTTGCTTATGACCTCGGAGGCCTTGTCAGTCCTCATCAGCGCAGTGGCGCTCAGCCCTTCGCTAGTGCTCAGCTTAAGTGCCAGCGCAGGCCTCCTCTCAAGCATTCTAGCTGCAAGGCTCGGCTGCAGGGCCCCGCTTCTCCTCATTATACTAAAAATATACCTGAGCCTCTGCGGGCTAGCCCTTGAGATGGCGTCGTAGGGGAGGGTGCTCTGAGCAAGTGGTTCTGCTTTCAGGCCATTGTATGGAAGTGCCGGTCCACCTTCTAGGCCGCGATCCTTCAACGCGCGCGGCCCCTCGATCAGCAGCAGGAGGGCTTTCCTGGTCTCTTCGTTCTTAGCAAGAGTCGACAAGGCTATGAGCTTTAAGTCGTCAGCGCTCAGGCCTCCATTCAGG is part of the Acidilobus sp. 7A genome and encodes:
- a CDS encoding vWA domain-containing protein, with the translated sequence MKLEEALEALHKWVLELRSIGRFVSLAEELTAATLAEAYLNLNGGLSADDLKLIALSTLAKNEETRKALLLLIEGPRALKDRGLEGGPALPYNGLKAEPLAQSTLPYDAISRASPQRLRYIFSIMRRSGALQPSLAARMLERRPALALKLSTSEGLSATALMRTDKASEVISKIISKANSYEDAVRIAKSVDPRLLWRVEAKGAFKGSSLEALSRASAAVRYASLYFEYGDSHYEIMAAEEAKRSEELLGRADDPELAKRAADLLAESKAIISASRGSFTDLVKLPLQTLVPIVQDLYMNSRSKRLRRELQRLLSRSLSRGPGQRGRRFTYAEGSHGKLDVRKSTMMYVRLSNDFLVFRVHEKLKKKTLIVDVSGSMRHYSSMALASAAMASRTIDRLILFNDRINALKGPLSEGALIRLLVSLRFEGFTNLSGALLQARGSRRVVVVSDLRQTVAGPRPSETACRLIKGGTRVTVISPPTVNVAELTDLSACGARINVIEEDSVMPTKISRIIRKA